The proteins below are encoded in one region of Ostrea edulis chromosome 3, xbOstEdul1.1, whole genome shotgun sequence:
- the LOC125676111 gene encoding DNA polymerase III PolC-type-like isoform X1, whose translation MKFSNKVDEYRVKRREKMKLPGTKRRRLILKQERAMQMNASEASEGSTYQSEIGLGTEADIEQIPNPIPKPNFGAVQKLKNMEAKYIIFDLETTGLIRQGAMPHITQIGAVEIESGNVFSTYVQPKIPIEPGAEETTGIVCDGTSVFAHGSKVTAVPICEAILNFLKWLGTFGKYGIILVAHNVRVFDFRVLSHAIDCIGLQEDFLEIVSGFTDSLSLIRSKHKKLEKYSQIFLAKHFCNETYSAHDAVEDVKMLSKILSVAVSQSELSKAAYDAETPFLQDKFNSAKTLYLPSLNILVGNGVMKMNMAENVAGSGLGLHHLKLIHKRSGEDGLRNIFCAQTSRGKPRVTSDCKVLDYVVPKLCQFFSQ comes from the exons ATGAAGTTCTCCAACAAAGTGGATGAATACAGAGTGAAACGAAGGGAGAAGATGAAATTGCCAGGGACAAAACGCAGACGTCTTATCCTAAAACAAGAAAGAGCAATGCAAATGAATGCATCCGAGGCATCTGAGGGGTCCACCTATCAATCAG AGATTGGTTTAGGTACAGAGGCTGACATTGAACAGATTCCGAATCCCATTCCCAAGCCAAATTTTGGTGCTGTCCAAAAGCTGAAGAACATGGAGGCAAAGTACATTATATTTGATCTTGAAACTACAGGCCTTA tcaGACAAGGAGCTATGCCTCATATAACTCAAATTGGCGCAGTGGAGATAGAGTCTGGAAATGTGTTTTCAACTTATGTTCAGCCAAAGATTCCAATAGAGCCCGGAGCAGAAGAAACAACAGGAATAGTCTGTGATGGGACCTCTGTATTTGCACATGGATCCAAAGTTACTGCAGTCCCCATATGTGAAGCAATATTGAACTTCCTCAAGTGGCTAGGTACATTTGGCAAATATGGAATTATACTGGTTGCTCACAATGTCCGTGTGTTCGATTTCCGTGTCCTTTCCCATGCCATTGACTGTATTGGATTACAGGAAGACTTTCTAGAAATAGTGTCTGGTTTTACTGACTCATTGTCTTTGATTCGTTCAAAACATAAGAAACTTGAAAAGTATTCACAGATTTTTTTAGCTAAGCACTTCTGTAATGAGACTTATTCTGCACATGATGCAGTGGAAGATGTGAAAATGCTCTCAAAAATTCTATCAGTTGCTGTTTCACAAAGTGAATTGTCAAAAGCTGCATATGATGCAGAAACCCCTTTTCTTCAAGATAAGTTTAATTCCGCAAAAACATTATATCTGCCATCATTGAATATTCTGGTTGGTAATGGTGTTATGAAAATGAACATGGCAGAGAATGTTGCAGGCTCCGGACTTGGCCTACATCATCTGAAACTAATACATAAGCGTTCTGGTGAAGATGGTCTGCGCAATATTTTTTGTGCCCAAACCTCTCGTGGTAAACCACGAGTTACGAGTGATTGTAAGGTTTTGGATTATGTAGTACCTAAATTATGTCAGTTTTTTTCACAATAG
- the LOC125676111 gene encoding uncharacterized protein LOC125676111 isoform X2 has product MYKCVKNTKVKHKKRRINHHTVPCYIEAMIDSVGGPQRMNNLLTTLDLPFINNKSLKTMERRAGQFIEKYAEENMKKESAMAYEKEMITISQKEEDVKEEFSNLGVAVISDEFHGDVSRLADQSTCTSFDSPGDGNSSKGSKLEQATYEVILDPNKDVASYDAHRSKKPHPAVKKLSFPPKSRKGMTVCIDHGWQKRGFDSLTGHTFMMSKENKVLKAVVTHRTCGVCKWWKRNRPGVKVREHRCVWNHRGSARAMESEAGLKAIKDMIQEGTPVDVIEGDGDNTLVARIHKSLGVTVKK; this is encoded by the exons atgtataaatgtgttaaaaatacaaaagtgaaacataaaaaaagaagaattaaTCACCACACAGTACCATGTTATATTGAAGCAATGATAGACAGTGTTGGTGGACCCCAGCGGATGAACAACCTGCTTACCACCCTTGACCTTCCCTTCATAAACAacaaaagtttgaaaacaaTGGAAAGAAGAGCGGGCCAGTTCATCGAGAAATATGCAGAAGAAAACATGAAGAAAGAAAGTGCCATGGCCTATGAGAAAGaaatgat AACTATTTCACAGAAAGAAGAGGATGTCAAGGAGGAGTTTAGCAACTTAGGGGTTGCTGTTATTTCAGATGAATTTCATGg AGATGTGTCTAGACTGGCAGACCAAAGTACATGCACCTCTTTTGATTCTCCAGGTGATGGAAACAG CTCTAAAGGATCCAAACTTGAGCAGGCTACTTATGAAGTGATTCTGGATCCCAATAAAGATGTCGCTTCTTATGATGCCCACAGATCAAAGAAACCGCATCCAGCAGTCAAGAAACTCTCTTTCCCTCCTAAGTCCCGTAAAGGCATGACAGTTTGCATCGACCATGGATGGCAAAAAAGGGGGTTTGACAGTTTAACAG GGCATACATTCATGATGAGCAAAGAAAATAAGGTTTTGAAGGCAGTTGTAACACACCGCACTTGTGGAGTATGCAAATGGTGGAAGAGAAATAGACCAGGAGTAAAAGTTCGGGAACATCGTTGTGTGTGGAATCACAGAGGATCTGCCAGGGCCATGGAGAGTGAAGCAGGCCTGAAAGCCATCAAGGATATGATCCAAGAAGGTACGCCTGTAGATGTAATAGAGGGTGATGGTGATAATACTCTTGTGGCTCGTATACATAAGAGTCTTGGAGTGACTGTTAAGAAATAA
- the LOC125676111 gene encoding uncharacterized protein LOC125676111 isoform X5, with amino-acid sequence MYKCVKNTKVKHKKRRINHHTVPCYIEAMIDSVGGPQRMNNLLTTLDLPFINNKSLKTMERRAGQFIEKYAEENMKKESAMAYEKEMIDVSRLADQSTCTSFDSPGDGNSSKGSKLEQATYEVILDPNKDVASYDAHRSKKPHPAVKKLSFPPKSRKGMTVCIDHGWQKRGFDSLTGHTFMMSKENKVLKAVVTHRTCGVCKWWKRNRPGVKVREHRCVWNHRGSARAMESEAGLKAIKDMIQEGTPVDVIEGDGDNTLVARIHKSLGVTVKK; translated from the exons atgtataaatgtgttaaaaatacaaaagtgaaacataaaaaaagaagaattaaTCACCACACAGTACCATGTTATATTGAAGCAATGATAGACAGTGTTGGTGGACCCCAGCGGATGAACAACCTGCTTACCACCCTTGACCTTCCCTTCATAAACAacaaaagtttgaaaacaaTGGAAAGAAGAGCGGGCCAGTTCATCGAGAAATATGCAGAAGAAAACATGAAGAAAGAAAGTGCCATGGCCTATGAGAAAGaaatgat AGATGTGTCTAGACTGGCAGACCAAAGTACATGCACCTCTTTTGATTCTCCAGGTGATGGAAACAG CTCTAAAGGATCCAAACTTGAGCAGGCTACTTATGAAGTGATTCTGGATCCCAATAAAGATGTCGCTTCTTATGATGCCCACAGATCAAAGAAACCGCATCCAGCAGTCAAGAAACTCTCTTTCCCTCCTAAGTCCCGTAAAGGCATGACAGTTTGCATCGACCATGGATGGCAAAAAAGGGGGTTTGACAGTTTAACAG GGCATACATTCATGATGAGCAAAGAAAATAAGGTTTTGAAGGCAGTTGTAACACACCGCACTTGTGGAGTATGCAAATGGTGGAAGAGAAATAGACCAGGAGTAAAAGTTCGGGAACATCGTTGTGTGTGGAATCACAGAGGATCTGCCAGGGCCATGGAGAGTGAAGCAGGCCTGAAAGCCATCAAGGATATGATCCAAGAAGGTACGCCTGTAGATGTAATAGAGGGTGATGGTGATAATACTCTTGTGGCTCGTATACATAAGAGTCTTGGAGTGACTGTTAAGAAATAA
- the LOC125675968 gene encoding orexin receptor type 2-like: protein MNYTADDLNADVTTALFFNTVLLLLYLFLGLAGNAVVLYIYTCRMRRTEERYFIPILAVADILACLSGVTLGVVSNFHRAHYTLDTFCKVGYFLTWMTTTVSGIIILLIALNRHLMICRPIGPQLTVARKRRAFIVIVIFSVVSSGPMLYFLGERSFPFVYKGQLINATLCTLRFSDGLLYKLQLSYFMIEIFLALLNMVITCGLYIPVGVKIYKRFKQSSRRVNNSRRAKQDTTVQSDFTATSNNMGKIYIEESEFEESVFSTTVSTVRNSSNSISLCSKCKSNPNKDNKREERDTSINRKKRVKRKQVRHNFTMMFATIIIFYIMAYLPTLVLMMLPGNDPARFWFSRDPITFNILVFLQRAFLLNNIVNAFVYSYFDISFRKEVKKILCCFRCF from the coding sequence ATGAATTATACAGCAGACGATCTAAATGCAGACGTCACAACTGCGCTTTTCTTTAACACCGTGCTACTGCTTTTATACCTTTTTCTTGGACTTGCAGGCAACGCAGTGGTTTTGTATATCTATACGTGTCGAATGAGAAGGACAGAGGAAAGATATTTCATTCCAATACTAGCCGTTGCTGATATTTTGGCATGTTTATCTGGTGTTACTCTCGGAGTGGTATCTAATTTTCACAGAGCGCATTATACGCTGGATACGTTTTGTAAGGTGGGGTACTTCCTAACGTGGATGACGACGACGGTGTCTGGAATAATCATTCTCCTAATCGCCCTCAATCGTCACCTAATGATCTGTCGTCCCATCGGTCCTCAGCTGACCGTCGCCAGGAAAAGAAGAGCATTCATAGTGATAGTTATTTTTTCGGTTGTGTCATCAGGACCCATGCTTTACTTCTTGGGAGAAAGAAGCTTTCCTTTTGTGTATAAAGGTCAACTTATTAATGCCACCCTGTGCACTTTGCGCTTTTCTGATGGCTTACTGTATAAGCTACAATTAAGCTATTTCATGATTGAGATTTTTCTAGCTTTACTAAACATGGTTATAACCTGCggactatatataccagttggTGTTAAGATATATAAGAGATTTAAACAATCCAGTCGTAGGGTCAATAATTCAAGACGAGCAAAGCAAGATACCACAGTTCAAAGTGATTTTACAGCGACCTCAAATAACATGGgtaaaatttatatagaagaaagtgaATTTGAAGAATCAGTCTTTTCGACGACGGTGTCAACAGTGAGAAATTCGTCGAACAGCATCTCACTGTGCAGCAAATGTAAGTCGAATCCAAATAAGGATAATAAGCGGGAAGAACGAGACACATCAATAAACAGGAAGAAAAGGGTGAAACGGAAACAAGTGAGACACAATTTCACAATGATGTTCGCTACTATCATCATCTTCTATATCATGGCCTACCTTCCAACTTTGGTGTTGATGATGCTTCCCGGAAATGACCCTGCACGATTTTGGTTTTCCAGAGATCCGATAACTTTTAACATCCTCGTTTTCCTACAGAGAGCTTTCTTGTTGAATAACATTGTGAATGCTTTCGTTTACAGCTACTTTGATATATCTTTTAGGAAAGAGGTGAAGAaaattctttgttgttttagatGTTTCTAA
- the LOC125676111 gene encoding uncharacterized protein LOC125676111 isoform X3, whose protein sequence is MPSFCINTKVGAAMIDSVGGPQRMNNLLTTLDLPFINNKSLKTMERRAGQFIEKYAEENMKKESAMAYEKEMITISQKEEDVKEEFSNLGVAVISDEFHGDVSRLADQSTCTSFDSPGDGNSSKGSKLEQATYEVILDPNKDVASYDAHRSKKPHPAVKKLSFPPKSRKGMTVCIDHGWQKRGFDSLTGHTFMMSKENKVLKAVVTHRTCGVCKWWKRNRPGVKVREHRCVWNHRGSARAMESEAGLKAIKDMIQEGTPVDVIEGDGDNTLVARIHKSLGVTVKK, encoded by the exons ATGCCAAGTTTTTGCATAAATACTAAAGTCGGCGCAG CAATGATAGACAGTGTTGGTGGACCCCAGCGGATGAACAACCTGCTTACCACCCTTGACCTTCCCTTCATAAACAacaaaagtttgaaaacaaTGGAAAGAAGAGCGGGCCAGTTCATCGAGAAATATGCAGAAGAAAACATGAAGAAAGAAAGTGCCATGGCCTATGAGAAAGaaatgat AACTATTTCACAGAAAGAAGAGGATGTCAAGGAGGAGTTTAGCAACTTAGGGGTTGCTGTTATTTCAGATGAATTTCATGg AGATGTGTCTAGACTGGCAGACCAAAGTACATGCACCTCTTTTGATTCTCCAGGTGATGGAAACAG CTCTAAAGGATCCAAACTTGAGCAGGCTACTTATGAAGTGATTCTGGATCCCAATAAAGATGTCGCTTCTTATGATGCCCACAGATCAAAGAAACCGCATCCAGCAGTCAAGAAACTCTCTTTCCCTCCTAAGTCCCGTAAAGGCATGACAGTTTGCATCGACCATGGATGGCAAAAAAGGGGGTTTGACAGTTTAACAG GGCATACATTCATGATGAGCAAAGAAAATAAGGTTTTGAAGGCAGTTGTAACACACCGCACTTGTGGAGTATGCAAATGGTGGAAGAGAAATAGACCAGGAGTAAAAGTTCGGGAACATCGTTGTGTGTGGAATCACAGAGGATCTGCCAGGGCCATGGAGAGTGAAGCAGGCCTGAAAGCCATCAAGGATATGATCCAAGAAGGTACGCCTGTAGATGTAATAGAGGGTGATGGTGATAATACTCTTGTGGCTCGTATACATAAGAGTCTTGGAGTGACTGTTAAGAAATAA
- the LOC125676111 gene encoding uncharacterized protein LOC125676111 isoform X4: MYKCVKNTKVKHKKRRINHHTVPCYIEAMIDSVGGPQRMNNLLTTLDLPFINNKSLKTMERRAGQFIEKYAEENMKKESAMAYEKEMITISQKEEDVKEEFSNLGVAVISDEFHGDVSRLADQSTCTSFDSPGDGNSSKGSKLEQATYEVILDPNKDVASYDAHRSKKPHPAVKKLSFPPKSRKGMTVCIDHGWQKRGFDSLTGHTFMMSKENKVLKAVVTHRTCGVCKWWKRNRPGVKVREHRCVWNHRGSARAMESEAGLKAIKDMIQEGFQ; encoded by the exons atgtataaatgtgttaaaaatacaaaagtgaaacataaaaaaagaagaattaaTCACCACACAGTACCATGTTATATTGAAGCAATGATAGACAGTGTTGGTGGACCCCAGCGGATGAACAACCTGCTTACCACCCTTGACCTTCCCTTCATAAACAacaaaagtttgaaaacaaTGGAAAGAAGAGCGGGCCAGTTCATCGAGAAATATGCAGAAGAAAACATGAAGAAAGAAAGTGCCATGGCCTATGAGAAAGaaatgat AACTATTTCACAGAAAGAAGAGGATGTCAAGGAGGAGTTTAGCAACTTAGGGGTTGCTGTTATTTCAGATGAATTTCATGg AGATGTGTCTAGACTGGCAGACCAAAGTACATGCACCTCTTTTGATTCTCCAGGTGATGGAAACAG CTCTAAAGGATCCAAACTTGAGCAGGCTACTTATGAAGTGATTCTGGATCCCAATAAAGATGTCGCTTCTTATGATGCCCACAGATCAAAGAAACCGCATCCAGCAGTCAAGAAACTCTCTTTCCCTCCTAAGTCCCGTAAAGGCATGACAGTTTGCATCGACCATGGATGGCAAAAAAGGGGGTTTGACAGTTTAACAG GGCATACATTCATGATGAGCAAAGAAAATAAGGTTTTGAAGGCAGTTGTAACACACCGCACTTGTGGAGTATGCAAATGGTGGAAGAGAAATAGACCAGGAGTAAAAGTTCGGGAACATCGTTGTGTGTGGAATCACAGAGGATCTGCCAGGGCCATGGAGAGTGAAGCAGGCCTGAAAGCCATCAAGGATATGATCCAAGAAG gTTTTCAGTAA
- the LOC125676111 gene encoding uncharacterized protein LOC125676111 isoform X6, with product MPSFCINTKVGAAMIDSVGGPQRMNNLLTTLDLPFINNKSLKTMERRAGQFIEKYAEENMKKESAMAYEKEMITISQKEEDVKEEFSNLGVAVISDEFHGDVSRLADQSTCTSFDSPGDGNSSKGSKLEQATYEVILDPNKDVASYDAHRSKKPHPAVKKLSFPPKSRKGMTVCIDHGWQKRGFDSLTGHTFMMSKENKVLKAVVTHRTCGVCKWWKRNRPGVKVREHRCVWNHRGSARAMESEAGLKAIKDMIQEGFQ from the exons ATGCCAAGTTTTTGCATAAATACTAAAGTCGGCGCAG CAATGATAGACAGTGTTGGTGGACCCCAGCGGATGAACAACCTGCTTACCACCCTTGACCTTCCCTTCATAAACAacaaaagtttgaaaacaaTGGAAAGAAGAGCGGGCCAGTTCATCGAGAAATATGCAGAAGAAAACATGAAGAAAGAAAGTGCCATGGCCTATGAGAAAGaaatgat AACTATTTCACAGAAAGAAGAGGATGTCAAGGAGGAGTTTAGCAACTTAGGGGTTGCTGTTATTTCAGATGAATTTCATGg AGATGTGTCTAGACTGGCAGACCAAAGTACATGCACCTCTTTTGATTCTCCAGGTGATGGAAACAG CTCTAAAGGATCCAAACTTGAGCAGGCTACTTATGAAGTGATTCTGGATCCCAATAAAGATGTCGCTTCTTATGATGCCCACAGATCAAAGAAACCGCATCCAGCAGTCAAGAAACTCTCTTTCCCTCCTAAGTCCCGTAAAGGCATGACAGTTTGCATCGACCATGGATGGCAAAAAAGGGGGTTTGACAGTTTAACAG GGCATACATTCATGATGAGCAAAGAAAATAAGGTTTTGAAGGCAGTTGTAACACACCGCACTTGTGGAGTATGCAAATGGTGGAAGAGAAATAGACCAGGAGTAAAAGTTCGGGAACATCGTTGTGTGTGGAATCACAGAGGATCTGCCAGGGCCATGGAGAGTGAAGCAGGCCTGAAAGCCATCAAGGATATGATCCAAGAAG gTTTTCAGTAA